The segment CGATGAATTCCAGCGCCGCATCTCGCTTGCGGCTGTCTCCGCTGATCCAGCCGTGGTAGGCATGGTATACCGCGTCCCAAGGTAGAATCAGGCCCAATGCGCGAAAAACGCGTTCATAGGTCCAAACGATCCTTTGTTTGAAAAGCGTTGACATCAGTCGATCCTGTTGGGGTTGGAACTGCAAAGCGCGCTTCACATCCGATTCTAATAGCGATATCTCCCGGTAAATGAGGGGCAGAAGAGCAGGGTGATCTGACTTCAGGATTCCATTTTTGCGAAAATAGTTCAGTGTTTTCAAAGCTGAAAAACGGAGCGAAATACTGGGATCTCTGGCCACCTTAAGCACTGAATCCAGGATGGCAACTCCACCAACATCTGCTGCAATTTTCAAACTAAGTTTTCTGCGTGGAATCGATTCACCTGGATTCAAAATGATTTCCTCCAGGTAAGGAATCAGCATTTTGCCGAACTTTGCCAGGGTTGCGCGCACGTCTGCTTTGAGCGCCGGGACGCGTGTAAGTTTTAGTAGAATTGGAATCAAAATTTGCGGTTTCGTGTAACCGAGGCTCCGTAAAGCAGCCTTCCTGACTTCAAGCGCTGAATTCGACAGCAGACGTTTGTAAATGCTCACGGTGAAATCGTTTGGAGCCACAAATTGAATGACATGGGCAATTTCCTGGAGAGCAATTTCCTGTCCTTCTTCTTCGGCTCTCTTGAATAATCTCTCCAGTTCTTCACGTTCGGTTTCCGAACCTGCTTTCAGTCCTGGCGCGCATGTCGCGATGCGCACAGCCAGGTCTTCATCTTTCTGAAACTTATTCACAAATTGCCTGGGAGAACGGGACCTCACGCAAACATAATGAATCGCTTCCGCGCGAACCTTCGGATCCGGATCGGTCGTCAAGCGTTTCACCTTGTATCGCATATCAGCCTTTTGAAAAAACAGAAGGTGAAGCGTTTTCAAACGCACTTTCGGATCGGGGCTGTCTATGGAGGTCAGATAGCGGCCAATCCAATTTTTCTCGCTTGCCTCCAGTAGATCCAGAATGCTCAATACGGTATCTTTCTTTGCGTTGCGCAACAGGGCGGGAAGCATGCGATAGAACTCGTTTGACAGTAGATTTTCGCGGACCGTTTCCAGGTCCACTTCTTCTCTGCGCAATTCTTCCCGAAGCAATTTCGGATACTTTTGCAATCCCAGCCACAGTGCGCAAACAAACCAGAGAAAGGTCAACCCCATGTTAAAGACTGTTAAAGTCGTGAGTGGCAGATTGCCGCCGGTAAAAAGCCAGATCAACACCAGACAACCGATGAGTTCCGCCGCGCGGTTTCCGATCGTTTCTACTAATGATTTCAATCTAATTTTTTGATGGGCAGGGATCGCCATCAGTAGCGCTTCAAACGAGGAACGGTCCAGCGAATGTCGCAGCAACTCTTCGGATCCCCTCAAGGTCACCATGGCGGCAAAACTTTTACGCCAGTACACAGCGGAGCTACCCAGTAACAACAGCAAAGGCATGGCAGCCATGCCGGCTGCCAATCCCAGACGTTTTAACAGAAAAGGTGTGATAAACAGTTGAAAAATGAAGCTCGCAACGCCCAGCACAGCATAAAAGGATCCAATAAAATAACCGAGGGCTTTTTCCGTCTGGTATTCACGCTGGGTGTAAGCCTTAAACTGAAAATCAAGAAAAGTAGATACGATGGTGCTGATGGCAAGGATCACCAATAACAGCAAAGCATACCTGATCCTTCTCTTTGTCTTATCGCGTGTCGCTGGAGTTGCGGGTGGTGTGGATTCTGTCAGCGAACCGGAGGCGGCAGGACAGGAGAAGAATGCCACCGCAATCAACATCGCGGCGCAGGGAAATAGCGATTGCAGTCCCCACTCTTCCACCAGAGTGCGCGCAAGCATGCCGCCTGCTATGCCTCCCAGGATCGCCCCGCCTCCGATGAATCCGAGGGTTCGTTTTGCCTGCCTTGCGGATAACTGAGTTGAAACCAGGGACCACCCCTGCACTGTGATGATCGTGCCATACACTCCGATCCAGACGTAAAAAGTAGTTGGTTTCACATGAATGTGTCCCGGCAAGCCTTCCCAGACAAGAAGGACCGACACAAAAAACAGGAGCAAGGCAGCTTGAAGAAGCCGGCGAAGCGAAACGAATTTGTAAATGTGCAAGAGTGAAAAAGCCACGGCTGAGCTGACTACCGTATTCCATGCCATGTACCGTGGAAGTAGACGCGCAGGATAGATACTCAAGAACAGAGCGTCACGAATCGTTTTTAAGACAATAAATGCGGCAATGATGAAAAACAAAAGGAGAGCGCCCCTGATCGCGGGCTTCTTCGCATGGAAGATCTTATTCTTTGACGCGTTGTTAAAATATGAATTGAAAGCATAGTCTTGCGCCATTATGATTCCGAATTTACAGGAATCGATCCCGTATCGAACGGAGCGCCGGTGGGGGGTACCGCCCAGAAGTTGAGCGTATCGGGATGCGCCTCGATGTAAAGAAAATGATAAGACTCCACAGCTTCCGCTGTTTTATCATCTTTGATTGGCGTTTTTAAGCTTCGACCACCGCCACCTGACACAAAGTGAATTACGCCACTCTGAGGCTTCATTCGTGCATAAAAGTGGTTATGACCGGCAAAAGTTACCTTGACGCCGGCGGCCGTCAGCACATTTTCAATTCGCGACCGGATTTCTACATCGTCTTCATGCTTCCCCGGAGGTGTATAGATGGGGTGATGAAAGAAAGGGATTTTCCAGATTGCCTCTTCCTCCGCCAGTGTTCTTCCGAGCCAGGCAACCTGATCAGGATCGTTGTCCAGACTTGTGGAATTCAAAGCTATAAATGAAATTAAAGGACGTCCATCAATTTGAATTTCAGGTGTGAAGGAATAATAGCCGCGCTTTCCAAGAATATTAAAACGAGAGCGATCCGTAATTTCTTCACGACCGGAACTTGTCTCCAGATCATGATTGCCCAGAACCGCATAAAATTTCACGCCTCGTTTTATGAGCGGCTCATAATACTGGTCGAAACGTTCTCTGAACAATAGATGGCTGCCGCCTCTCTTCCGGCTGTCCCTGCCATAAATATTGTCACCTAGCATCAACACGGTAGTGTACGGTTTTTCGAGATGCCACTGCAGCATTCTGATCGCAACGGCTTCTTGACCGGAGCATCCACATCCAGTGTCTCCTACGACAACGAAAGCGAATGATTTTTCATCTTCCGCTCCGAGTTGAAAAACAATTGAAAAAAGGAGGATGGCAATTAAAAGTTTTGATCTGCGCATAACTCTCCAATAATAAACCGCCAGGACGCCGGGATGCCAAGACTAGAAAAAAATTGCCTGGATCACTATCGCCAGACCGGCTGCATTTCATTTGGCGGGAATTGCTGTTATAACAAGAGGAAGTTCACAGCTACCCATGCAAGAGTATACGGCGGAATCTTTTCCCTTTGTTTTTGCCGATCGTTACAGAATCGATTCTCTGATCGGGATCGGCGGAATGGGAAAGATCTACAAAGCGTACGATCTGGTTTTGCATCGTTCAGTCGCTCTCAAATTTGTGCTGACGGATAACCCCGAATTGGAGCGACGTTTGCTCCGCGAGGCGCAGGCACAGGCGAAAGTCGAGGACGATTGCATATGCAAGATCTTTGATTTCGGACAGGCAGAAGGAAGGCTCTATATAGCGATGCACTACGTGGAAGGAGAGCCCTTTGAACGGGCCGCGGCGCTCAATATACAGGAAAAGGCGCGTTTGATGAAGCGAGTAGCCGAAGCAATTCATGTTGCGCATCAGAGCGGCCTGGTGCATCGCGATATCAAACCATCGAACATTTTACTGGAACGAACTGCCGATGGACAAATGCGACCAACCATTCTGGATTTTGGTCTTGTCCGTGACACCACAAAGCCCGATGAATCCCGTTCCGGCTCCGTGCACGGAACTCCTTTTTATATGTCACCCGAACAGGCGCTGGGACATGTGCATCAGGTCGATGGTCGCAGTGATATTTACAGCATCGGAGCAACCTTTTACGAGCTGTTCACCGGGCATCAACCCTTCGAAGGACAGGTTGTGGAAGTCTTTATCAAAGTCATCGAAGAAGAACCGCAGCCAGCCCGTAAGATGAATCCGTTTGTACCCGATGAAATCAATACGATTCTCATGAAGTGCCTGGAAAAAGATCGGTCGCAGCGTTATGA is part of the bacterium genome and harbors:
- a CDS encoding metallophosphoesterase, whose protein sequence is MRRSKLLIAILLFSIVFQLGAEDEKSFAFVVVGDTGCGCSGQEAVAIRMLQWHLEKPYTTVLMLGDNIYGRDSRKRGGSHLLFRERFDQYYEPLIKRGVKFYAVLGNHDLETSSGREEITDRSRFNILGKRGYYSFTPEIQIDGRPLISFIALNSTSLDNDPDQVAWLGRTLAEEEAIWKIPFFHHPIYTPPGKHEDDVEIRSRIENVLTAAGVKVTFAGHNHFYARMKPQSGVIHFVSGGGGRSLKTPIKDDKTAEAVESYHFLYIEAHPDTLNFWAVPPTGAPFDTGSIPVNSES
- a CDS encoding cyclic nucleotide-binding domain-containing protein, which codes for MAQDYAFNSYFNNASKNKIFHAKKPAIRGALLLFFIIAAFIVLKTIRDALFLSIYPARLLPRYMAWNTVVSSAVAFSLLHIYKFVSLRRLLQAALLLFFVSVLLVWEGLPGHIHVKPTTFYVWIGVYGTIITVQGWSLVSTQLSARQAKRTLGFIGGGAILGGIAGGMLARTLVEEWGLQSLFPCAAMLIAVAFFSCPAASGSLTESTPPATPATRDKTKRRIRYALLLLVILAISTIVSTFLDFQFKAYTQREYQTEKALGYFIGSFYAVLGVASFIFQLFITPFLLKRLGLAAGMAAMPLLLLLGSSAVYWRKSFAAMVTLRGSEELLRHSLDRSSFEALLMAIPAHQKIRLKSLVETIGNRAAELIGCLVLIWLFTGGNLPLTTLTVFNMGLTFLWFVCALWLGLQKYPKLLREELRREEVDLETVRENLLSNEFYRMLPALLRNAKKDTVLSILDLLEASEKNWIGRYLTSIDSPDPKVRLKTLHLLFFQKADMRYKVKRLTTDPDPKVRAEAIHYVCVRSRSPRQFVNKFQKDEDLAVRIATCAPGLKAGSETEREELERLFKRAEEEGQEIALQEIAHVIQFVAPNDFTVSIYKRLLSNSALEVRKAALRSLGYTKPQILIPILLKLTRVPALKADVRATLAKFGKMLIPYLEEIILNPGESIPRRKLSLKIAADVGGVAILDSVLKVARDPSISLRFSALKTLNYFRKNGILKSDHPALLPLIYREISLLESDVKRALQFQPQQDRLMSTLFKQRIVWTYERVFRALGLILPWDAVYHAYHGWISGDSRKRDAALEFIEQTLPPELRDRLLPMLENVEDELPPENGRSDRIHAFTSVLEEKDPLLISAAIPEIDEKEFEQWGPAIQKLQDELQNPLIEETLHRRFESMENKEKRPMTTIEKMENLSKIDLFSRLSPSELLLLSEGATEVEFEADHVIYKEGDPAQEIFNLIRGSVELLRGGESICTVVQGESFGTLEVLSNKNRMSTTVAIEKSQCLRIQGDTLWEIMEDYTPVCHGIIEVLVQQIENLTDKLSVKSEKVEEVKGA